Proteins found in one Bordetella genomosp. 11 genomic segment:
- a CDS encoding aldose 1-epimerase, with translation MNEDNNTILRLQHGDASVDICPHLGGTLLRYTWRGVPILRPSDGVPGIARLTACYPLLPFSNRLAGGRLAFGGRVYAIPRTVDYAPLPMHGVAWQLPWQVQASTRASADLAQAYTPRGTEPGWPFPYTARQVFRLDDDGLHMTLSIRNTGAEPQPAGLGWHPYFPRTPRTRVWADVGDMWTNDDANLPLRLQPAPAALASGMLAEHASYDNVFRGFGGHAAIAWPERDTAVTLRADATFSHLVIFTPPGKPYLAVEPVSHMTDAFNRYTAAGGTGNPGHDADTGTAVLEPGATLTGGMSLCPSTLRDAGIA, from the coding sequence ATGAACGAGGACAACAACACGATACTGCGTCTGCAGCACGGCGATGCCAGCGTCGATATCTGCCCCCATCTGGGCGGCACCCTGCTGCGCTATACATGGCGCGGCGTGCCCATCCTGCGGCCCAGCGACGGCGTACCCGGGATCGCCCGCCTGACGGCCTGCTATCCGCTGCTGCCCTTTTCGAATCGCCTCGCGGGCGGCAGGCTCGCGTTCGGCGGCAGGGTTTATGCCATTCCGCGGACCGTGGACTACGCGCCCCTGCCCATGCACGGAGTGGCCTGGCAGCTCCCATGGCAGGTGCAGGCCAGCACCCGCGCCAGCGCGGACCTGGCGCAGGCGTACACGCCCCGCGGCACGGAACCCGGATGGCCGTTCCCGTACACGGCCCGGCAGGTTTTCCGGCTGGACGACGACGGCCTGCACATGACGCTCTCGATCCGCAATACCGGCGCGGAACCGCAGCCGGCCGGCCTGGGTTGGCATCCGTATTTCCCGCGTACGCCGCGAACGCGGGTGTGGGCCGATGTCGGCGACATGTGGACCAACGATGACGCCAACCTGCCGCTGCGCCTGCAGCCCGCCCCGGCTGCGCTGGCATCCGGCATGCTGGCCGAACACGCCAGCTACGACAATGTCTTCCGCGGCTTCGGCGGCCACGCGGCCATCGCCTGGCCGGAACGCGATACCGCCGTCACGCTGCGAGCCGACGCGACATTCAGTCATCTGGTCATTTTCACGCCGCCCGGCAAACCCTATCTGGCGGTCGAACCCGTTTCGCACATGACGGACGCGTTCAATCGCTATACGGCCGCCGGCGGCACGGGCAATCCCGGACATGACGCGGACACCGGCACCGCGGTGCTGGAGCCTGGCGCGACGCTGACGGGCGGCATGTCGCTATGCCCCTCGACGCTGCGCGACGCCGGCATCGCCTGA
- a CDS encoding 2OG-Fe(II) oxygenase gives MAITVRFSDQVRDWIAHNLHRGVAARDIVSELITHRTAPDLAAAMVGAVAHALAHGTPLPDGKLVLDANVDGEAAPSAYRPDAMRLAAGPLIRTPDRDVRVLARMVRPSTAILADVLDTDECAQLIAAARPRLRRSLVVDPITGLDVAKDHRSSLGMFFRLGETALIEKIERRIACLIDRPVENGEGLQILHYPAGAESAPHFDYPMPANEANRESVARSGQRVCTLIMYLNDVPAGGETTFPESGWSVSPRLGHAVYFEYGNAAGQTDPASLHAGAPVLAGEKWIATKWVRSRRFVPRGA, from the coding sequence ATGGCCATCACTGTCAGATTCTCCGATCAGGTGCGCGACTGGATCGCGCACAACCTCCACCGCGGTGTCGCCGCGCGGGACATCGTTTCCGAATTGATCACGCATCGCACGGCACCCGACCTGGCCGCCGCAATGGTGGGCGCCGTCGCGCACGCGCTGGCGCACGGCACGCCACTGCCGGACGGAAAGCTGGTGCTCGATGCGAACGTGGACGGGGAGGCCGCGCCTTCCGCCTATCGGCCGGACGCCATGCGCCTGGCGGCAGGACCGCTGATCCGCACTCCCGACCGCGATGTGCGCGTGCTCGCGCGCATGGTCCGGCCCAGTACCGCGATCCTGGCCGACGTGTTGGATACGGACGAATGCGCGCAGCTGATCGCCGCGGCGCGGCCGCGGCTGCGCCGATCGCTAGTGGTGGATCCCATAACGGGCCTGGATGTGGCGAAGGACCACCGCAGCAGCCTGGGCATGTTCTTTCGCCTGGGCGAAACGGCATTGATCGAGAAAATCGAGCGGCGCATCGCCTGCCTGATCGACCGCCCCGTGGAAAATGGCGAGGGGCTGCAGATCCTGCACTATCCGGCCGGCGCGGAAAGCGCCCCGCACTTCGATTACCCGATGCCCGCCAACGAGGCCAACCGCGAGTCCGTGGCACGCAGCGGCCAGCGGGTATGCACGCTGATCATGTATCTCAACGACGTTCCAGCCGGCGGTGAAACGACGTTTCCGGAGTCGGGCTGGTCGGTGTCGCCGCGCCTGGGCCACGCGGTGTACTTCGAATACGGCAACGCGGCCGGACAAACCGACCCGGCCTCGTTGCATGCGGGCGCGCCGGTGCTGGCCGGCGAAAAATGGATCGCGACGAAGTGGGTGCGCAGCCGCCGCTTCGTGCCGCGCGGCGCTTAG
- a CDS encoding alkaline phosphatase D family protein: MDRRNFIKWSSFLTVSVAMTGTLTACGGDNNDSGNDSSSETAPAGPGNPAPVSFAQGVASGDPRSDSIILWTRVEGANGTDPVKVIVQVATDDTFSALLVNDTIEADPSWDYTVRHKVVGLEPTTTYFYRFVAGTVTSMAGRTKTAPADGAGVAQLKFAFIACQDWNANHWAAFGEMLNEDLDFVVHLGDYIYESLPARVLTGQTEKTHAPLVLPNGTKLDDGSVYATTVADYRALYKSYRSDPRLQALHARFPMIAIWDDHEFSDDAWQDHQTYTATDDETEQLARRRSASQAWFEFMPADVTLDLNNPSFENIQIYRSFTFGSLATLVMTDERLYRDDHVIPESATGGFLGSRYLVGRDTLAAAEQAKIAAGGTQSMLGSTQLAWWKDQMLASKPKTAWRLWGNEVSLLRMQVDGQEAVVQLVTDAIVATDPGDLAPLRNTAILPAVRQDIQAIKTSGTLPGAFTAIHALFDTAFGVDAVNASVAAINAMLPPVSFLNVILFDADQWDGYNAERKDMMAFLKNNTIPNVVALTGDIHAFFSGPVMDDFDASSPTPVMVDLVTAGVSSTSLFRFYVDEVHAQPSLAGLQPLVYQNVTNKLNGTMSTFNAWLKYVDTDAQGYAVVTLTADRLTCDFRKMKPLVNGELPAAPAVAGTTTVTVDTGVPAVNLAV; the protein is encoded by the coding sequence ATGGACCGTCGAAATTTCATCAAGTGGAGCAGCTTCCTGACTGTCTCGGTCGCCATGACCGGCACGCTTACCGCGTGCGGAGGCGACAATAACGACAGCGGCAATGACAGCAGCAGCGAGACGGCCCCGGCCGGCCCCGGCAATCCCGCGCCGGTGTCTTTCGCGCAGGGCGTTGCATCGGGGGATCCCCGGTCCGACAGCATCATCCTCTGGACCCGTGTGGAAGGCGCCAACGGCACGGACCCGGTGAAGGTAATCGTCCAGGTCGCCACGGACGATACGTTCTCGGCCTTGCTGGTCAACGATACGATCGAGGCCGATCCGTCGTGGGACTACACGGTGCGTCACAAGGTCGTCGGCCTGGAACCCACGACCACGTATTTCTATCGCTTCGTCGCGGGCACGGTCACCAGCATGGCAGGTCGCACCAAAACCGCGCCGGCGGATGGCGCGGGCGTCGCGCAACTGAAGTTCGCCTTCATCGCCTGCCAGGATTGGAACGCCAACCATTGGGCGGCGTTCGGCGAAATGCTGAATGAAGACCTGGACTTCGTCGTCCATCTGGGCGACTACATCTACGAAAGCCTCCCCGCCCGCGTGCTGACCGGCCAGACCGAGAAGACGCATGCGCCCTTGGTCCTGCCCAACGGGACCAAATTGGACGACGGGTCGGTCTACGCCACCACGGTGGCGGACTACCGTGCCCTGTACAAGAGCTATCGCTCGGATCCTCGGCTGCAGGCCCTGCACGCGCGTTTTCCGATGATCGCGATATGGGACGACCATGAGTTCTCCGACGATGCCTGGCAGGATCACCAGACCTACACGGCCACGGACGACGAGACCGAGCAGCTCGCCCGCCGCCGCAGCGCCAGCCAGGCGTGGTTCGAGTTCATGCCCGCGGACGTCACGCTGGACCTGAACAATCCGTCCTTCGAGAACATCCAGATCTACCGTTCCTTCACCTTCGGCTCGCTGGCCACGCTGGTGATGACCGACGAACGCCTGTACCGCGACGACCATGTCATTCCGGAATCGGCGACCGGCGGATTCCTCGGCAGCCGTTACCTGGTCGGGCGGGACACGCTGGCCGCCGCCGAGCAGGCCAAGATCGCCGCGGGCGGTACGCAGTCCATGCTGGGCAGCACGCAGCTGGCCTGGTGGAAGGACCAGATGCTGGCAAGCAAGCCCAAGACCGCCTGGCGCCTGTGGGGCAACGAGGTGTCGTTGCTGCGCATGCAGGTCGATGGCCAGGAGGCCGTGGTGCAACTGGTCACCGATGCCATCGTGGCGACGGACCCGGGCGACCTGGCGCCTTTGCGCAACACGGCCATTCTGCCGGCCGTTCGCCAGGACATCCAGGCGATCAAGACCTCGGGCACGCTGCCTGGCGCCTTTACCGCCATACATGCGCTGTTCGACACGGCATTCGGCGTGGACGCCGTCAACGCTTCCGTCGCGGCGATCAACGCGATGCTGCCGCCGGTGTCGTTCCTGAACGTCATCCTGTTCGACGCGGACCAGTGGGACGGCTACAACGCCGAGCGCAAGGACATGATGGCCTTCCTGAAGAACAACACCATTCCGAACGTGGTGGCGTTGACAGGCGACATCCATGCGTTCTTCTCCGGCCCGGTCATGGACGATTTCGACGCCAGCTCGCCGACGCCGGTGATGGTGGACCTGGTAACGGCCGGTGTGTCCAGTACTTCGCTGTTCAGGTTCTACGTGGACGAAGTCCACGCGCAGCCCTCGCTGGCGGGCTTGCAGCCGCTGGTCTACCAGAACGTGACCAATAAGCTCAACGGCACGATGTCCACCTTCAACGCGTGGCTGAAGTACGTCGATACCGACGCCCAGGGCTATGCCGTGGTGACGCTGACCGCGGACCGGCTGACCTGCGATTTCCGCAAGATGAAGCCGCTGGTCAATGGCGAGCTGCCCGCCGCGCCGGCGGTGGCCGGCACCACGACCGTGACGGTCGACACGGGCGTGCCCGCCGTCAACCTGGCCGTCTGA
- a CDS encoding alkaline phosphatase family protein, which translates to MIVSKHSRDSRRAPLYASLTAIAAALALAGCNGGDDNSSSPAASNDAPATVTMQGVVTGSNYQPGSTTNPNIDAAYFQNAKVCIDANTNGKCDPEENPVTTNGNGAFSLQAPAVAALLADVGTDAVNSASGMKVARRMALRVSAEEIQDQGAGKIVISPMSSEIQRMVEDDDSSYAAEKANLAARLNVQAADVIVDVHATQGATRTSLLFEANQLGSRYTYATTKLDRGDLYPDALAVAGGDPELTNKINVTPETATTPETRKPITFLQAQQAAFNVEGIPRYDHLFVLFLENKGSNTILNQPYAPKIAKYLKENNQLTNYFSTGQPSEPNYTAVGGGDDFGITDDSQWNCSATGANAPKDPLPTHDKPGLVSSPFNATANCNGTNHNITAPNLFTALENAGMNWRVYGETMNPGQDPRTDSVADAAITGVDTAYPNGIGNDPTPIPSGGTVPLASNMYRTKHHPAMPYQDARLLPDFFFSNRTLGGGQFDANMQNGTKYVVPANYEVDQFGKDLDSGDVGALNFLIPDQCDDMHGTTVKTTGGAPITDCAAPAIITRGDNYVDYIIKKIQGSRVWKNTQQRSAIVIMFDEATASSGFNSCCGWNVSNSTVSQPLKQNPDGSFTPDPSVVNYTEGNHGHGNSIFLVVTNQPNAPKGVVDSDAYSHFSFVRTMQDMFQLADPAIDGSYMNRAKYTEKFIAEHLQVLPEYANSGDTHFDSVRPMNHAYVIPADYRQKQSTDAATPPQIGPDKTQVSVWAVK; encoded by the coding sequence ATGATCGTATCCAAGCACTCTCGTGACTCGCGGCGCGCGCCGCTTTACGCCTCGCTGACGGCGATCGCCGCGGCGCTGGCCCTGGCCGGTTGCAATGGTGGCGACGACAATTCGTCCAGTCCCGCCGCCAGCAACGACGCGCCTGCCACCGTCACCATGCAGGGCGTGGTGACTGGCTCGAATTACCAGCCGGGCAGCACGACGAATCCCAACATCGATGCCGCTTATTTCCAGAACGCCAAGGTCTGTATCGATGCCAACACCAACGGCAAATGCGACCCGGAAGAGAACCCGGTAACCACCAACGGCAACGGCGCCTTCTCCTTGCAGGCCCCGGCGGTGGCGGCGCTGCTGGCCGACGTCGGCACCGACGCGGTCAATAGCGCCAGCGGAATGAAAGTCGCCAGGCGCATGGCGCTGCGCGTCTCAGCCGAAGAGATCCAGGACCAGGGGGCCGGCAAGATCGTCATCAGCCCGATGTCCAGCGAAATCCAGCGCATGGTCGAGGACGACGACAGCAGCTATGCCGCGGAGAAGGCCAACCTGGCCGCCCGCCTGAACGTGCAGGCCGCCGACGTCATCGTCGACGTGCACGCCACGCAGGGCGCCACCCGTACGTCGCTGCTGTTCGAAGCCAACCAGCTGGGCAGCCGCTACACCTACGCCACGACCAAGCTCGATCGCGGGGACCTGTATCCCGATGCGCTGGCCGTGGCCGGTGGCGATCCGGAATTGACCAATAAGATCAACGTCACGCCCGAGACGGCGACCACGCCGGAGACCCGCAAGCCGATCACCTTCCTGCAGGCGCAACAGGCGGCCTTCAACGTGGAGGGCATCCCACGCTACGACCATCTATTCGTTCTGTTCCTGGAAAACAAGGGCTCGAATACGATTCTCAACCAGCCTTACGCGCCCAAGATCGCCAAGTACCTGAAAGAGAACAACCAGCTGACGAATTATTTTTCGACCGGCCAGCCCAGCGAACCCAACTACACCGCGGTCGGCGGCGGCGACGACTTCGGCATCACCGACGATTCGCAGTGGAACTGCAGCGCCACCGGCGCCAACGCGCCCAAGGACCCCTTGCCCACCCATGACAAGCCGGGCCTGGTGTCTTCGCCCTTCAACGCGACGGCCAATTGCAACGGCACCAACCACAACATTACGGCGCCCAACCTGTTCACGGCGCTGGAAAACGCCGGCATGAACTGGCGCGTCTACGGCGAAACGATGAACCCCGGGCAGGACCCCCGTACGGACAGTGTCGCCGACGCCGCCATCACCGGTGTGGATACCGCATATCCGAACGGCATAGGCAACGACCCCACCCCCATCCCGTCGGGCGGCACGGTGCCCCTGGCCAGCAATATGTACCGGACGAAGCACCATCCGGCCATGCCCTACCAGGACGCGCGCCTGTTGCCGGACTTCTTCTTCAGCAATCGCACCCTGGGTGGAGGACAGTTCGACGCCAATATGCAGAACGGCACCAAATATGTGGTTCCCGCCAACTATGAGGTAGACCAGTTCGGCAAGGACCTGGACAGCGGCGATGTCGGCGCGCTGAACTTCCTGATCCCGGACCAGTGCGACGACATGCACGGCACGACGGTGAAGACGACCGGCGGCGCGCCGATCACGGACTGCGCCGCCCCGGCGATCATTACCCGCGGCGATAACTACGTCGATTACATCATCAAGAAGATCCAGGGGTCGCGGGTGTGGAAGAACACCCAGCAGCGCTCGGCGATCGTCATCATGTTCGACGAGGCCACCGCCAGCAGCGGCTTCAATTCCTGCTGCGGCTGGAACGTCAGCAACAGCACGGTATCGCAGCCGCTGAAGCAGAACCCCGACGGCAGCTTTACCCCGGACCCCTCGGTGGTCAACTACACGGAAGGCAACCACGGGCACGGCAATTCGATCTTCCTGGTGGTGACCAACCAGCCCAACGCGCCCAAGGGCGTGGTCGACAGCGACGCATACAGCCATTTCTCCTTCGTTCGCACCATGCAGGACATGTTCCAGCTGGCCGACCCGGCCATCGACGGCTCGTACATGAACCGCGCCAAGTACACCGAGAAGTTCATCGCCGAACACCTGCAGGTCCTGCCGGAGTATGCGAACAGCGGCGACACGCACTTCGACTCGGTTCGTCCGATGAATCACGCCTACGTGATTCCAGCCGACTATCGCCAGAAGCAGTCGACCGATGCGGCCACGCCGCCGCAGATCGGCCCGGACAAGACGCAGGTGAGCGTCTGGGCGGTGAAGTGA
- a CDS encoding cytochrome-c peroxidase, translated as MRKRFPVAVALLAMAAVAGVAAGGSGEQGTAASPPGQAAREAPWNNPVIRQKPLSLAAQVGQRLFFDHNMSGSRKMSCATCHDPKFAYGPPNDLAAQPGGAALADRGVRAVPSLRYKDKTPPYSDLLDNPDAISVPGPGGGFDWDGRAADHAGQAEGPLLDPVEMANTSAAAVVAKVKAADYAPLFRQAFGDHAFDDTAAAFRDITAALQAFQLEDISFRPYNSKFDLYTSNKKGGELTVAELRGMKVFTDPDTGNCASCHYQGAGFRGSSALFTDFSYEAIGVPRNDAHATRPLANRNDIPANDKDAGRFDMGLCGPQRPDHALTEDGKPSRFCGMFKAPTLRNVALRQTFFHNGVIHSLEQAIRFYNTRDTNPELWYPTVGGKVLKPGDPGYDKDYPTYGLITVQYAKGTGKVQKYNDLPARYWGNIDTQMPLDGRPAGSKPPMSEQDVHDLICFLNTLTDDYRPDAPPTAAQKDCVR; from the coding sequence ATGCGCAAGCGTTTTCCGGTGGCGGTCGCGCTGCTGGCGATGGCAGCCGTGGCGGGTGTGGCCGCGGGCGGGAGCGGCGAGCAGGGTACGGCCGCGTCCCCGCCGGGGCAGGCCGCGCGGGAAGCCCCGTGGAACAACCCCGTGATCCGCCAGAAGCCGCTCAGCCTGGCGGCCCAGGTGGGGCAGAGGCTGTTCTTCGACCACAACATGTCCGGTTCGCGCAAGATGTCTTGTGCCACCTGCCATGACCCGAAGTTCGCCTACGGTCCGCCCAACGACCTGGCCGCGCAACCGGGTGGCGCCGCCCTGGCCGATCGCGGCGTGCGTGCCGTGCCTTCGCTGCGGTACAAGGACAAGACGCCGCCGTATTCCGATTTGCTGGACAATCCCGACGCGATCAGCGTGCCTGGGCCCGGCGGCGGCTTCGACTGGGACGGCCGCGCCGCGGATCACGCCGGGCAGGCCGAGGGACCGCTGCTCGATCCGGTGGAAATGGCCAACACATCGGCCGCCGCCGTGGTGGCCAAGGTCAAGGCGGCCGACTATGCGCCGCTGTTCCGCCAGGCTTTCGGCGATCATGCCTTCGACGATACCGCCGCCGCCTTCCGCGACATTACCGCGGCGCTACAGGCCTTCCAGCTGGAAGATATCAGTTTCCGGCCGTACAACAGCAAGTTCGACCTGTACACCTCCAACAAGAAAGGCGGCGAGCTGACCGTGGCCGAGTTGCGCGGCATGAAGGTCTTCACCGATCCGGACACGGGAAATTGCGCCTCGTGCCATTACCAGGGGGCGGGTTTTCGCGGCAGCAGCGCCCTGTTCACGGACTTCTCGTACGAGGCCATCGGCGTGCCGCGCAACGATGCCCACGCGACGCGGCCGCTGGCCAATCGCAACGATATCCCGGCGAACGACAAGGACGCCGGCCGTTTCGATATGGGCCTGTGCGGCCCGCAGCGGCCGGATCATGCCTTGACGGAGGACGGCAAGCCCAGCAGGTTCTGCGGCATGTTCAAGGCCCCGACGCTGCGCAACGTCGCGCTGCGGCAGACGTTCTTCCACAACGGTGTCATCCACTCGCTGGAACAGGCGATCCGCTTCTATAACACGCGCGATACCAACCCGGAGTTGTGGTATCCGACCGTCGGCGGCAAGGTGCTCAAGCCGGGCGACCCCGGCTACGACAAGGACTACCCGACCTACGGGCTGATCACCGTGCAGTATGCGAAAGGGACGGGCAAAGTGCAAAAGTACAACGACCTGCCCGCGCGATACTGGGGCAACATCGATACCCAGATGCCTTTGGACGGCCGCCCGGCCGGTTCCAAGCCCCCGATGTCGGAGCAGGACGTGCACGACCTGATCTGCTTCCTGAATACGCTGACCGACGACTACCGGCCTGATGCTCCGCCGACGGCCGCCCAGAAGGATTGCGTGCGCTGA
- a CDS encoding gluconate 2-dehydrogenase subunit 3 family protein, producing the protein MTQEREPRRRFLQQVLAIVPASTLAAGAAVSQTGCTGQPAQTGTAASANPPKPYTPTYFTEAEWKFVAAAVDHLIPADQYGAGAIEAGVPEFIDRQMETPWGHGQLWYMQGPFHPDVVPELGYQINQTPRDVYRHGIAACDAWCKQQHGKVFVDLDKPLQEQVLKDLDSGKIAFDNVPSRTFFNFLLSNTKEGYFADPIYGGNKQMAGWKMVGFPGARADFADWTDQPNVKYPYGPVSISGEKG; encoded by the coding sequence ATGACTCAAGAGCGAGAGCCGCGCAGGCGTTTCCTGCAACAGGTATTGGCCATCGTGCCCGCCTCGACCCTGGCCGCGGGTGCCGCGGTAAGCCAAACGGGCTGTACCGGCCAGCCGGCGCAGACCGGCACGGCGGCAAGCGCGAATCCCCCCAAGCCCTACACCCCCACGTACTTCACCGAAGCGGAATGGAAGTTCGTCGCTGCCGCGGTGGATCACCTGATCCCGGCCGACCAGTACGGTGCCGGCGCTATCGAGGCCGGGGTTCCGGAATTCATCGACCGGCAGATGGAAACGCCCTGGGGCCACGGCCAGCTGTGGTACATGCAAGGCCCGTTCCATCCCGACGTGGTGCCGGAGCTGGGCTACCAGATCAACCAGACGCCGCGCGATGTCTATCGCCACGGCATCGCGGCGTGCGATGCATGGTGCAAGCAGCAGCACGGCAAGGTATTCGTCGACCTGGACAAGCCGCTGCAGGAGCAAGTCCTCAAGGATCTGGACTCGGGCAAGATCGCCTTCGACAACGTGCCGTCGCGCACCTTCTTCAACTTCCTGCTTTCCAACACGAAAGAAGGCTATTTCGCCGACCCCATCTACGGGGGAAACAAGCAGATGGCGGGGTGGAAGATGGTGGGCTTTCCGGGCGCCCGCGCGGACTTCGCGGACTGGACCGACCAGCCCAACGTCAAGTACCCGTACGGGCCCGTATCCATTTCCGGGGAAAAGGGCTGA
- a CDS encoding GMC family oxidoreductase, translating into MAIKREKVDVVLVGFGWTGAIMGQELTEAGLNVLALERGPMRDTPTDAQYPKVIDELAYSIRGKLYQELAKETVTIRHGVNDLAVPYRQNGSFLLGNGVGGAGFHWNGMHYRVLPEELQLRTRYEERYGKKFIPEDMTIQDFGVTYEELEPYFTQFEYVCGTSGKAGNLQGKIVPGGNPLEGARSKDYPVPPLPNTLGAQLFEKAAREVGFHPYPAPAANASEPYTNPYGVRLGPCNFCGFCENYGCYMYAKASPQTTILPVLLKKPNFELRTHSHVLKVNLDSSGKKATGVIYIDAQGREVEQPADLVILTAYQMHNVRLLLLSGIGKPYDPVTNEGTVGKNYAYQMNGAVNVLLPKGTQLNPFVGTGAGGVAMDDLNGDQFDHGPLGFIGGASIRHIRYGGRPIAQTPTMPGAPRWGSGWKAAVQDTYQRYMSIGISGSVMSYRDAYLSLDPTYKDAFGQPLLRMTFDWHDNEFDMIGHLGTRMDEVAKAMNPEKHFIAVRKKGSHYDTRVYQSTHNTGGAIMGTNPKESVVNRYLQSWDVSNVFVMGACLFPQNMGYNPTGLVGGLAYWAAHHIREQYLKNPGPLVQA; encoded by the coding sequence ATGGCGATCAAGCGAGAGAAAGTCGACGTGGTGCTGGTCGGATTCGGCTGGACCGGTGCGATCATGGGACAGGAGTTGACCGAAGCGGGCCTCAATGTACTGGCGCTGGAGCGCGGCCCCATGCGGGATACGCCGACCGATGCGCAGTATCCGAAGGTCATCGACGAACTGGCGTACTCGATACGCGGCAAGCTTTACCAGGAGCTGGCCAAGGAAACCGTGACCATACGCCACGGGGTGAACGACCTTGCGGTGCCCTACCGGCAAAACGGGTCCTTCCTGCTGGGCAATGGCGTGGGCGGCGCGGGCTTCCATTGGAACGGCATGCACTACCGGGTACTGCCCGAGGAACTGCAGCTGCGCACGCGCTACGAGGAACGCTACGGCAAGAAGTTCATCCCGGAGGACATGACGATCCAGGATTTCGGCGTGACCTACGAGGAACTGGAACCCTATTTCACCCAGTTCGAGTATGTGTGCGGCACGTCGGGCAAGGCGGGCAACCTCCAGGGCAAGATCGTGCCCGGCGGCAATCCGCTGGAAGGCGCGCGCAGCAAGGATTATCCGGTGCCGCCGCTGCCCAATACCCTGGGCGCGCAGCTGTTCGAGAAAGCCGCGCGCGAGGTCGGCTTCCACCCCTATCCGGCGCCGGCCGCCAACGCATCCGAGCCGTACACCAACCCCTACGGCGTGCGCCTGGGGCCTTGTAATTTCTGCGGCTTCTGCGAGAACTACGGCTGCTATATGTACGCCAAGGCTTCGCCGCAGACCACCATCCTGCCCGTTCTGCTGAAAAAGCCGAATTTCGAACTGCGCACGCATTCGCACGTGCTCAAGGTCAATCTGGATTCGTCGGGCAAGAAGGCGACGGGCGTCATCTACATCGACGCGCAGGGGCGCGAGGTCGAACAGCCGGCCGATCTGGTGATCCTGACCGCGTACCAGATGCACAACGTACGCCTGCTGCTGCTTTCCGGCATCGGCAAGCCCTACGATCCCGTCACCAACGAAGGCACGGTGGGCAAGAACTACGCCTACCAAATGAACGGCGCGGTCAATGTTCTGCTGCCCAAGGGCACGCAGCTCAATCCCTTCGTCGGAACGGGGGCGGGCGGCGTAGCGATGGACGACCTGAACGGCGACCAGTTCGATCACGGGCCGCTGGGTTTCATCGGCGGCGCTTCGATCCGGCATATCCGCTATGGCGGCCGGCCCATCGCGCAAACGCCCACCATGCCGGGCGCGCCGCGCTGGGGAAGCGGGTGGAAGGCAGCCGTGCAGGATACCTACCAGCGTTATATGAGCATCGGCATCTCGGGCTCGGTCATGTCCTATCGCGACGCGTATCTGTCGCTCGATCCGACCTACAAGGATGCGTTCGGCCAACCGCTGCTGCGCATGACCTTCGACTGGCACGATAACGAGTTCGACATGATCGGGCACCTCGGCACGCGCATGGACGAAGTCGCCAAGGCCATGAACCCCGAGAAGCACTTCATCGCCGTGCGCAAGAAGGGCTCGCACTACGACACCCGCGTCTACCAGAGCACGCACAACACCGGCGGCGCGATCATGGGAACGAATCCCAAGGAAAGCGTCGTCAACCGGTATCTCCAGAGCTGGGACGTTTCCAATGTCTTCGTGATGGGCGCCTGCCTGTTCCCGCAGAACATGGGATACAACCCGACGGGGCTGGTCGGGGGGCTGGCCTACTGGGCCGCGCACCATATCCGCGAGCAGTATCTGAAGAATCCCGGCCCGCTGGTGCAGGCATAA